The window AGCAGCTTCAACCTGCCGACACGATCATGGAGCCGGCAGAAACACTGTGCGTAAACAAGGATGGCCCCCATCCTTATCTACCCAGCAGCTGGCGGTAGAAGCTAACCAGTCAGTCGCCACTGCAGTCAAGTCACTGATAGCTGCCGCAGCTTAGCACACGCACGGTACAGGGCGCACAGTTCTTGTTCATGAGGTGGACTTGTGTGACTGCTGAGCATTGATCCCAGCTTGCACACAAGTGACAGCATATGCTTGCTCGCTGCCAGAACCAGGGGCTGTTTaattggtgaaaaaatttggatttGGCTACTATAgcatattttattattatttaataattaatgtttaattataaattaattagcatcattaaatCCATCTCGGaggaatcagttagactatataattaattattttttcaattgcatttaatgctccatacatataTTCAAAAATTTGATATGATGAGTACTGcgcaatttttttggaaactaaacacaaCCCCACTCCTACCACACAAGAATTCATGTCATGTCAGCAGATGTGCTTGGAGCTCTGAGGCTCTGCATCGGTGCCGACACATGCCTGTGTCCGGCGGCTCGCTGTGCCAGTAGCTGCTGTCGATTTGTTATCAGATAAAAATACTGTTGATTAACTGCTGACTAGTGAGTGAtgttgatttagtatgagagaaaaatattgttgcctGGCCGACTGAAAAGACAACTGAACAGAGTGAATTATCTGTAGAACATGTTCCTAAAGCTGGATAGATTCGTCACTGCACGCTTGATCTGTGGAGCACGCGTGTTGCAGATGGCCAGGATCCTATCATGTCAAGCTTGCGAGTTGTGACCCTAGCTGAAAGGATTTGGGTAACCACACAACTAAGACTTTGTTTAGATGcactcaaaattttaaaattttacaagattcctcatcacatcaaatttttgaacgcatacatgaagtattaaatgtagctaaacaaaataattaattacacagtttgactataatttgcgagacgaattttttgagcctagttaatttATGGCGGGACAATAAGTACCAAATATAAACGAAAGTGCTCCAGTACTTTACACCCTGAATTTTTCGtatctaaacaagacctaacTTTTACTTGCGTTTTCTTTTCTTGTGTTGGTTGTCTGTGACGGAAGAATTCTTTGCGAAGGAAGATTGGTGAGGTTGTAACAGCAAGCCGCAAAGCAGATCTCTCTTTAGGCCGAGTGGTGTCATCTCATGCTTGCCATTGCAACTATACTAGCCTCAAAGGGCTTTGTTCTCCTTCACTTCACCaggatatgatctaagcttctTTCCCCCCCATCTATAACAGAATTGACCTTGCGCATATGTCTTCATTGGATGACACCAAtgcatcaactcaccgggaaaAATCTACACAATTTTAAGATAAAAATCAGCATCAAACGACCAAGAGAACGGCTCAGATCAGAGCGAGAAAAAAACTTCTACTTGGCATTGAAACAGATGTGCTAGCTAGAAATGAGTCACAGTGGAATTGTTCCAGAATTTTGATAGATAGATAGCTATAGCAGGTCCAAGTGCATGCATTTGCATATGCATGTGGTTAGGGTACAGGTCCAGTGCCACTGGTTACCTAATGCATTTTCTCTTTGGTAGCTTCTGTAACCTAACCATATGAGTGGGTTATGTCCAGCAGCTTATGGTGGTGTAGCTTCAGAGTCTGGCTTCCATCGGTTTGGCAGGTTTCTTGAGATGGACACTACATTGGGGAGGATGGCCCAGGTCCAATCAAGACCTGGCCCAGCTAATCACCGGACGCTGACGGGCAGGAACAGTGAGCATAGTGGGGTCACAATGGGCCGGCCTCGTCTTTGGTGATTGAGCCTAACAGTTTTGGTCAATTTGGACCTTGCAAAAGCTATTGCCTTCCCTACCCCTTTTGGTGGGAGCTGAAAGATTGTGCTTACTGGATGTGCTTTCTGAAAGAGCAATTCAGTCAGAAAAAAACTTGTACTTTTTccattattttaaaaatataaaaaatgaagATAATGCTGTGCCGCGACGTAAGAACAATTTGAAAATGATTCTCATGCCAGAAGTAATCCGACAGAAAGTATACATATGCTAGAGCACTTCAATTTCTGCTACATATCAGCTTCTGCCAACAGTGATTCCCTGCAACAGCCTCTTACTGCTACCTAATCAGGTGATCAACTATTGAGTCAAAAAAAGTCCAGATCGCACACTGATCACCTTATTATCCACGATCCGTCGGCTGGGTTGATCAAATCATACAGCTGCCGCCTGGTGAAAGGATGGATGCCTGAGTCCGACGCGTCTTCCCGGCCTGCCGACTTGTCATCCAGGACtgtgctgttgctgctgttgcgaTGCCTGTTTGCTTGCACGATTGCATCTGCTCTGACGTCCGCTGGATCACAAGCCATGGCACTGCATGGTTGCTGACGGTTGTGTGCGTCTAACAGTTGAAGTCGGTGGCCccatcagaaattcagaatagAAATGGCTGTGTTGGAGATATGCAGCACACCACTCCGTGGCCACGAACAGGGTAGCGTCTTGTCTCTGTCCGAGCAAATGCATTATTTTAAGCAGCTTATTACTTCTCGAGGTGGCCTGGTGTAAAATCCTTCTTTTCCTTGTAGATTCTGGATGCCAGGTGCTATCTAGAATTGAAGTGATTTGCTGACACGGTACAGTGCAGTCTAGGAGTGGATTGTTTGGATTCGGTTAAATTTTAGATCATGAcacattaaaaaaatcataatatttacaaatattaaataaaagttaataaTAAAACTAACTGAAGAACCCCAAGCTAAATTGCGAGACAATGGTTACGGTAGCATCATTGTAGTAAATTCTGGATTaatttggctcattagattcgggtcgcgaattagcacccatctgtgcaaaaagttttataaacatattttatttgatactcatAAATGATAatatttcttttgatgtgataggggctAAAAATTCTATGAAAACAAAGAGATCTTGTTTGGAttcagggactaaactttagACCATGTCCGTGATAGAGAATATTGGTATTTgtaagtattaaatgaagtctaattataaaactaactgcagaacctcagggctaaactgcgagacgaatctaatgaagtaTATTAATCTATGATCAGCGAATGGTTACTGCACCATCactgtagaaaattatagattaatttagctcattagattcgtctcgtgaattAGCAtctatctatgcaaaaagtttatAAAGAATAATCCTTTTGATATGAAAGGGCTAAAAAGAAATCCGGTGAATTTGGAAGCACAATAGGACCCAGAACCACACTGGCGCTGGACGTGCGTGCGGGCCGGGCCGTCAAGGTTGTCTGGGCCCAGTATTCCTGAAAAAACGCCCCGCTGAAGTATGTATACCTCTCCACTGAGCTgaggatttttttcatttttatatttaaaaaaaattaaaatttcaaaaatatatggccgtttcgaaaaatttcaaaactatacccctgtcgccccctgcctgggcgacagggggcctgtcgcccactggctgggcgacaggacctaaacgtaaaaaaaaattacatttaggtcctggcgcccaagACGCGttaaacagcaaacttgtaaaataaatataaaatcgtagaaaaatcagaaaaatacaaactcaactgttctggattctatgaaacaagatctacaacttttgttacataaagtttttcatttgatcaatgtatcttgctctattttaaatatcaatttaatgcacttttatttaaatctcaagatcgatcctttggatgcatgtcatctttggccatagtgttgcatatggtgagcataggcttgtaaaAAATTgataggcccagaaaacatttctagtataagcttttaaattaaatcttgcaatatgtctagtttaaatgggttatttatccatgcagctatactgagttttagaagccataacttttacagtactatcattttatttcctaagatctataaaaaaagtttggtaaattttagataagcacagctagaccaaatgaattatgactaaggtaaatgcactaaatcaagaaaaatagttcttgtacctagaaaaatttgaaataattcatttgttctagttgtgcttatctaaaatttaccaattttttatagctcttaggaaataaaataatagtactgtaaaagttatggcttctaaaactcagtatagcagcatggataaataacccattttaactagacatattgcaagatttaatttaaaagcTTATTCTAGatatgttttctgggcctaccaattttttacaagcctatgctcaccatatgcaacactatggccaaagatgacatgcatccaaaggatggatcttgagatttaaataaaagtgtatTAAATtgatatttaaaatagagcaagatacattgatcaaatgaaaaactttatgtaacaaaagttgtagatcttgtttcatagaatccagaacagttgagtttgtatttttctgatttttctacgattttatattgattttacaagttcgctgtttaatgcgtcttgggcgccaggacctaaatgtaattttttttacgtttaggtcctgtcgcccagccagtgggcgacaggggtatagttttgaaatttttcgaaacggccatatagttttgaaattttaattttttttaaatataaaaatgaaaaaaatccctGAGCTGACTCGGGCTGCCTTTGGGAAAGCCTGCCGCCATGGCCCCATGCCGTGCTGCTCCGTTCAAACTAGGAAAAAAATTctatttacaggtcaaatttatatttttattttaaactaaaaaattggATATTTTACCTTCTCGAACTTGCGAAATCGAACATATGATCTCACTGGatggtttttcttttttatgtttattttggataaatctttaaaaaattataggaaatcacaaaaaaatataaaatgaaaaatcatATTATGTTGGACTCCGCAAGAGTAGGTCTATACAGTAAACATATAATATTATATAATTTAGTAAAAAAATATAGCTTCaattttagatatatattttcaataattaattcatatctaTATTTTATGTGGTATAGTTATGgagaaatttttatggtagtcaAATAATTAAATGATCTAGCTATAGTAAAATTTCATGCTCATTGGATAATGTATGCCTGAGTTATAGATTCAGGAGTTTAAATCCAAGCTATACAAGACTCTTCAGTTTGTTAAGAATAAATAATCTAAtaaccatgaaatttttactgcaacttaataatataattattagctcatcataaaaatttcatcataATTGGATCAAGAAAAATGTAGATACgaataaattagaaaaaatatatatttaatactaaaaatataatttttactaAATTCTATCATACAATACGTTCAATCCATAGACCTACTCTTGTGAAGTCTAAAAaattctattttatgattttttaattcactatgattttttaaagatttaTTCAAAATAAACATAAATGAAAAAGAGGAAAACCACTAAGAAAAACCATCCAGAGAGCTAATATATCCGCTTTTGCGAATTCGAGAAGGCAAAATACTTGATTTTTGAGTTCAAAGTGGAAACCTAAACTCAGCCTATATAGTTCGGGGAGGTAAATAtaactctttttcttcaaactAACCAAGTAGTCGAATTTGTGGAAGGTAAACGGCCGGCGTGCTGATTGCTGCTCGGATTCGGGATGTGTGCGCCTCCAActttatttagaaaaaaattattttacacTTTTAAATTATTATAAAGTTTGATTTTTCATCTTTGAACTATAAAATCGAATAACATAAATCATTCAACTGTCAAAATCGGACAAATTTAATCTTTTGCATGGTTTCAAAAgtggttttccattttatgaaaactaaaaatattcaatttagaactgaaaaatcataattaactcattttaaattaaaaatatataatgagtatcaaaagttttctaaaaatttaaTCTATCTATTGGCACTTGTTGACTCGAAAAGATCACACACCAAGCTCGAGAGCACCGTTCGCCAAGCTCAGACTGCAATTACTTCAAACcgaggcgtgccagtcaatttgacctgtaaattgacaaggaatcaacaaaccgtcaaattcgagagcgtatcggctggattttcgAATCACTCTCACGCAGTGTATCGGCAAGAAACTaccgatacagaaaacgacaaCATATCGAACAAGATAAGCAGGTATTAAAAAGCAATCAGCAGGAAATCGGCAAGAGACCGCCGATATCGCGAGGCCGCAACAGAGGAAGCGGAGGGGGGGGGGACCAGATGGTTGCTTATCTGCTGTTCAGGAGCAGGTATATCAAATCCTAGGAGCCTATGCTTGACGCCAGTGAACAGACCGCTGCCGCAGCCGCCGACACCGCAGCAGCACCGTCCTTCTCCACCATGACGGCAGAAGAGAACGGAGGGGAAGGAGAAAAATGCAATTATTTCATTaggagggaaggagggggagAGCGCAACATATATCTAAGAGAAAGTATTAGAGCATATTAAATGGTgagatggaggagagagaagaagggggctgtAAAGTTACAGCCAGCTTCAGCACAAGAATCAAAAAATTTTGTGAGATAGACAAGTGAGCCATATATTAATGGTGGGGAGCTAAATCATGGCTGAGAGATGAGCGGCAAAGATTCTTGCAGCCACCAGCAGACTAAATCATTAACCTTGCTCTGATTAGTGTTCGTGCTACGTGCGCGTGGGCCGATTCAGTATTCTGCCGGAACCTGCAGCCCTCTCCTTGGCATAAATCTAAGCTAAATCATTAGAGTTCGTGCTACGTGCGCCTGGGCCGATTCAGTATTCTGCCGGAACCTCCAGCCCTCTCCTTGGCATAAATCTAAGCTAAATCATTAACTTTGCTCTGAGTAGAGTTCGTGCTACGTGTGGGTGGACCGATTCAGTATTCTGCGAACCTGCAGCCCTCTCCTTGGCATAAATCCGGGGTCCAGCAGGGGGTAATAATTTTGTCGTTCCACGACGGATTTTCTAAATGGACAAGAGAGAATTCTTTATTCGATATATTAGAGTTCATGCTTCCTTCCGTTCAAAAAAAGTTCATAACTTCCTTGCTTGACCTTATAAAGTCAAAAATTCGCTATATGACATTAGGTTTTAATTTGGTTCCTAAAATAATACTTACATTCATTCAAAGCTGTAACTGTTAAATGGCAATTGAAAAGGCCATTTTACCTTTAAAAGTTCAGTGAAGTCTGTGCTTGGATTTGCTATATTCATGAATTGGCATCTTCACATACAGTTTCAGTCTTGACATGGCAGCGAAATTGCAAGAAACAATCTGGAAAAAAGGATAATGAAGAGGTAGCGCTCCCACCAATCGAGAATATAAAGCCTGATGGTGACATCGTAGAAGGTGGATTTTGCGATTAATCCAGTTGATCCTGCCGTAGTCCCGTGATGCCTGACGCTCATATTCGGAAGGAGCGGCGGCAAGCTATTGCTGTACTGTACACAGTGCATTATTGGCAGCGCTGCGCTACATCCTCGTCTCAGCTCGGTTATTAACACGCTGTTCGTGGCACAAGCGCGATCCGCGAGAAAGCATGGTCTCCGGGGCTCCCTGACGAGTGACGAATGCTTTACAGAACCTATACTCTACGGCCGGATCCTTGGCTCACGTAGACGAGATGGTCACGCGGAACGGCGCCGGATCTTCAGGTACCCAAACTTGCCGGCGCCCGGAGACGAGCCCTCGAAGACGATCGGTAGGTACCCTGTAGCCGCCTTGTATCTCCTCTGAATCTGAAAGGGACCAAAAGGTTCGTACACGTTAGCACATCAGGTACACCCACAGCCTTGGTGTGAATTGTGTAACTCTGTTGGCCGGGAGAAGGTGGCGTGTACATTTGGGATAAGAAAGAGCTATGCACGAATTGTAACTCTAACATGCGAGTGGATCAGGTATGTTATGCAAGTCAATTAGCATAGGATCGAGAAACGCACCTCTAATATCTCCTCGCTGCTTCTCAGGCAGTTTTTCCCGATCACACAAACCGAGCCACCGGAACCTCCACCAGTGATCTTTGCGCCGAACAGGCTAGGGCCTCCAGCTCGAGAGGTCTTCCTGTGCTGGATTTCTTGCACAAGATTGACTAGCCTGTCCGTGCCGTCAGAACCAAGCCCGCAAGCATTGTAGCTGTAGTGGCACTGCCATCAAAGGGAAAACCAAATTGTCAGCAACATGCCACAATTAATAAATTTTATATTTACTTGACCAATGACTTTTATTTTTACTTTGTTCAAAAAGAAATTTTCAGTTACAGTATACAGGTGTGGCTACAAATGGGAAAAAAAACAATGATAGAAGTGTACCTGGTACGTAAGTTCTCCAAGTGCTGAAAGTTGCCCATCTGTTTTGGCTGCTGTCAACAATGATTTGAAGGCCTACACCCCAGAAGCATAAAACATGTCAGACAGAATTAGAAGGGAAATATCTTATCAGACAGGCCCTATTTAAGAAAAAATGAGCCTAGTCAAAGCAAGTTCCCATAGAATATCATGACCATCAAGGTTTATTTATCTAAGCTAGACCTGCAAACTTCAGATAAGATGGAAGTGGCTATTATAATGGATGACAAACTTTCTAGCTCCTGCTAATTTCTAAACTCCAAAACAAAAAAAGTTACCGAacgtttatttattttttaatagGAAGATTTAAAAGTAGTACTGAAGACACGATGGCCACAAAGAAATAGGCAAAATGGTGTTTGAAGATGTCAAACCTCAACTCGGAAATTCTCATATATGGGATGTCTTGTAGGAGCCTTCACACAGTAAGACCGTTTTGGGTCAACTTGTGTCACCACATCATTATGGTCTCCATACTTCTCTAAAAATGCATCCCCAGTTATCACCTCTGGAATATTTTTTGCGTAAACAGCTTCATATCTGAAGCAGAATTATAACCATAAGAAAATGTAGAACATGAAACATGCTAATATTCTGTTGATTCTAAGAAGGCAAGAGACCTATGAGGTGGCAAGTTGCATAAATACTCCATTGATGCTTCAGATTTCAGAAGATCTACACCATGCTCTTCATATTCTTCAGGATTTGTGTCGCCTGATAGCGTAGGTACACATGAGGGCAACGATTCTGAAAGTAGGTCAGATGCAGCGCACTTGATCATCTTGCGACCCATGTAAGTGCCTACTCTTACAGACCCATAATCAGTCCCGCCAACACTGCAAAACTCAAGGGCAGTAAACTACCTCCGGTCAATCCAATCAATAATATGGTGAATAGATTATTCCAAATGCAAAGCTCAATCAGGAATCTATCCACCTATGTCGTATCCCAGAGTCAAGCCCCCAAAATCGTATATGAGTTGGAATGTTAACCAGCTCCTTCACTTCTGCAGGCTGCGGCAAGATTTTGACCAGTTAAATATAAAGGTAGCATGGAGCTGAACTGTAGGAATGGTTTGGATCTACAACACTTACTAACCTGGCAAACCATCGCAAGGAGTTTGTTAGCTTCTCCACAAGCAGATGCCATTTGGTCCATTACCCCGCAAGGAGCTCCGACAACACGATTCTCAACCTGCATAATTGTCCACCAACGAACAGCTCACACTCACTTGAGCATAGATGAAGGGATGAATGTAACAAAGTTTAACAGAGTACTGTACCTTTTGACAGAGTAAAGCAAGGTCTCTTGGAGCAATGTTTAAACCTACAGGCAAGAATAACACGTGACTTAGCCATTTCGCATGTCTAAATGTAAGCTAAAACATGAAGAGCTCGAAAATATCAAAAGAAATTTACAAAATTAACTACTATTGCTATTTTCTTTAAGGTTTGATGTAACAAACATTGCTGTAGACCTCTCCCGATATTACTAACCATAGGCAGCAGCGATAGCAGACATAGAAGCTACCTCCACTGACGCAGAAGAGGAGACACCTTTGCCTTCAGGGACAGATGACGAAACCTAAGGATTCAAAACAAAAGTATTACTGAcgactaggggtggtaatgggccatggccctaatggcctcttcacagcccaataaagccctttaaatttttagttcaaaaatacatatgtttagagctcggcccttttagggcccgatccttagattttctagttcaaaatgttgggccctttaccacccctactgaCGACTGATACAAATGTTACAGTTACAAGTGTGTAACAAACAGGTGAGAGCCAAACTGGTTAACATGGCATAGAAGAATAAAATGTGAATGCCAAAGTGTTGATGACTAATCAATCAACAAACATTATCCTTTACAGACTAACTACTACAAGCATATCTGATATATCCCAATATGAGAAAGGTAACACCATAGATGCAATTTTGTATATTATGAATTGTGACTGCATTCCAATAACAGGAAACAGAAAGGGTTAATACTGACCAGAATGCTCATGCTGTCTGTGAAGCGCACCCCTAGCTCAGTCATCAACACAAAAATAGTTCCAGCAACATAGGCAGCCCATCTGAGATGGAAAAGTTTTGTTAACTATCAACGCACATGAAAAGTTGTTGATTATAGAGCAAAATAAAATATCTTACTTTTGGGATGGGTCTAGAGAGAAATATTCTTTGGCCTTATCATAGGATATTGGTTTGTCACCGTCCATAAAATCAGACAGGTCCATGTCAAACGTTGGTGCACGGTTACTTAATTCAGAACCAAATGATACCTGCACAAACATATTTAGAAAGAACACCCAATGGCACAAGTGTATTAGATACTCTAGTAAACATGTGGGTCTTAGCTCCAGCGCTGCATAGTGAATTATGAAAggaataaaaaatgaaaatactTTTAGGAATGCAAGATTTTGTTCAAAAAAGGTAAGGAAACATAGAAATTAAGTATTATAACATACAATTTGTAACACTGGTACTGCTCCTCCATTTGCTAGTTGTCTAGCCTGTGTATGCTTCCATTGCTTCTGCTTGCTAGGGTCGCTTCTCTGAACAGCAACATGGCATGCCTCTCGGATGGGCATCTATATATCAATCAcacatgccaaaaaaaaaaagacacatcaCTTCAGAAGGCCGCTATATCAATTCCTTACAGGTACGAACTTTACTAGGAAAGGTAGCTGCAGATAGCAAAAATCCATGCTCCTACAGTCCTAGCTACTAGGTAACTATGATTTATGAGATAATCAATCAGCAATGACCATTTGTTCTTCTTGAGAAAATGTAGGTCTAAATTAATCCTCCAAACAATAGTGGAAGATCTGGAATTATCTCAGGTAAAGAAAACTGGGTAATAAATTATTCATCCATCTATATCTATGAATAAATAAATGACAATACAACGTTGCATGCTAAAATATCCAGCATGTCACATTTAGCCCATGAGAAACATCATATGAAGAGCAAAGGTAATGGCATGAAGAGGGAAGCGAGAAGGTTAGGGGGATGCAGAAGGAAAATTCGATAAATATTGAAACATAATCATCTGTACTGTACCTGTAACTAAAACAAAAGGGAAAGGCATATAAAAAACATGTCTTGCATATGTATGCGACATTTATCACTAATCTATGAAACAAATAGCACTTGCTTTGGCAGTATAACTAACCTGCAATACAAGACTTCCAGAATAATCTGCAATGCCACCCATGACATCTAATCGCCCAGGTGCTCTTGCAACATATATTTCCTCCTATAACAGAAGAAAATCAGTTATTTTCACATTCATAGGAATCTTGTTCATAATTCAATATCGCGAGGAATGTTGCTGAACAATATTTCTTCCATCACATATTCACAGAATCTCTCAAACAAATGAAGGGTGCTCTATCAAACTTGGCTGTAACTTTATGCATGCTTCCATTTTAGTATAGAGAAGAACGAGAACTTGGCACACGATAACAGAATTCACAACTTCATACTTTTTAGACAGAACTGAATACCTCCCAGTCAAAGAGAACAGAAGCAGCAGTCCTTTCTCGAGTTTGCTTCTCAGGGCTTCTTGGGTCATTTCCAGCAAGTCCTGATAAACTCTTCAGAAAGGACATGGTATCAGTTAAGCCTTGCATATCACCGTGGAGTATCTCAAAGTCTTCGAACGATCTGAAAAGGATGTTGAAC is drawn from Panicum virgatum strain AP13 chromosome 1N, P.virgatum_v5, whole genome shotgun sequence and contains these coding sequences:
- the LOC120654631 gene encoding L-arabinokinase-like isoform X2 produces the protein MRVRDGDGDGGGEVTAPPQHLVFAYYITGHGFGHATRALEVVRHLVAAGHDVHVVTAAPEFVFTTEISSPCLHIRKVLLDCGAVQADALTVDRLASLEKYHQTAVVPRESILKAEVEWLNSIKADLVVSDVVPVACRAAADAGIRSVCVTNFSWDFIYAEYVVAAGNHHRSIVWQIAEDYSHCEFLLRLPGYCPMPAFRDVIDVPLVVRRLHKSRSEVRKELGIADAIKVVIFNFGGQPAGWELKREWLPDGWLCLVCGASDTQELPPNFIKLAKDAYTPDLMAASDCMLGKIGYGTVSEALAYKLPFVFVRRDYFNEEPFLRNMLEHYQCGIEMIRRDLLTGHWKPYLLRAITLQPCYDGPINGGEVAAHILQDTAVGKKYISGKLSGARRLRDAIVLGYQLQRAPGRDVGIPDWYSLSEKETGVRQALTYHDFNGSAESSFEDFEILHGDMQGLTDTMSFLKSLSGLAGNDPRSPEKQTRERTAASVLFDWEEEIYVARAPGRLDVMGGIADYSGSLVLQMPIREACHVAVQRSDPSKQKQWKHTQARQLANGGAVPVLQIVSFGSELSNRAPTFDMDLSDFMDGDKPISYDKAKEYFSLDPSQKWAAYVAGTIFVLMTELGVRFTDSMSILVSSSVPEGKGVSSSASVEVASMSAIAAAYGLNIAPRDLALLCQKVENRVVGAPCGVMDQMASACGEANKLLAMVCQPAEVKELVNIPTHIRFWGLDSGIRHSVGGTDYGSVRVGTYMGRKMIKCAASDLLSESLPSCVPTLSGDTNPEEYEEHGVDLLKSEASMEYLCNLPPHRYEAVYAKNIPEVITGDAFLEKYGDHNDVVTQVDPKRSYCVKAPTRHPIYENFRVEAFKSLLTAAKTDGQLSALGELTYQCHYSYNACGLGSDGTDRLVNLVQEIQHRKTSRAGGPSLFGAKITGGGSGGSVCVIGKNCLRSSEEILEIQRRYKAATGYLPIVFEGSSPGAGKFGYLKIRRRSA
- the LOC120654631 gene encoding L-arabinokinase-like isoform X4 gives rise to the protein MPAFRDVIDVPLVVRRLHKSRSEVRKELGIADAIKVVIFNFGGQPAGWELKREWLPDGWLCLVCGASDTQELPPNFIKLAKDAYTPDLMAASDCMLGKIGYGTVSEALAYKLPFVFVRRDYFNEEPFLRNMLEHYQCGIEMIRRDLLTGHWKPYLLRAITLQPCYDGPINGGEVAAHILQDTAVGKKYISGKLSGARRLRDAIVLGYQLQRAPGRDVGIPDWYSLSEKETGVRQALTYHDFNGSAESSFEDFEILHGDMQGLTDTMSFLKSLSGLAGNDPRSPEKQTRERTAASVLFDWEEEIYVARAPGRLDVMGGIADYSGSLVLQMPIREACHVAVQRSDPSKQKQWKHTQARQLANGGAVPVLQIVSFGSELSNRAPTFDMDLSDFMDGDKPISYDKAKEYFSLDPSQKWAAYVAGTIFVLMTELGVRFTDSMSILVSSSVPEGKGVSSSASVEVASMSAIAAAYGLNIAPRDLALLCQKVENRVVGAPCGVMDQMASACGEANKLLAMVCQPAEVKELVNIPTHIRFWGLDSGIRHSVGGTDYGSVRVGTYMGRKMIKCAASDLLSESLPSCVPTLSGDTNPEEYEEHGVDLLKSEASMEYLCNLPPHRYEAVYAKNIPEVITGDAFLEKYGDHNDVVTQVDPKRSYCVKAPTRHPIYENFRVEAFKSLLTAAKTDGQLSALGELTYQCHYSYNACGLGSDGTDRLVNLVQEIQHRKTSRAGGPSLFGAKITGGGSGGSVCVIGKNCLRSSEEILEIQRRYKAATGYLPIVFEGSSPGAGKFGYLKIRRRSA
- the LOC120654631 gene encoding L-arabinokinase-like isoform X1, with the translated sequence MRVRDGDGDGGGEVTAPPQHLVFAYYITGHGFGHATRALEVVRHLVAAGHDVHVVTAAPEFVFTTEISSPCLHIRKVLLDCGAVQADALTVDRLASLEKYHQTAVVPRESILKAEVEWLNSIKADLVVSDVVPVACRAAADAGIRSVCVTNFSWDFIYAEYVVAAGNHHRSIVWQIAEDYSHCEFLLRLPGYCPMPAFRDVIDVPLVVRRLHKSRSEVRKELGIADAIKVVIFNFGGQVSEPAGWELKREWLPDGWLCLVCGASDTQELPPNFIKLAKDAYTPDLMAASDCMLGKIGYGTVSEALAYKLPFVFVRRDYFNEEPFLRNMLEHYQCGIEMIRRDLLTGHWKPYLLRAITLQPCYDGPINGGEVAAHILQDTAVGKKYISGKLSGARRLRDAIVLGYQLQRAPGRDVGIPDWYSLSEKETGVRQALTYHDFNGSAESSFEDFEILHGDMQGLTDTMSFLKSLSGLAGNDPRSPEKQTRERTAASVLFDWEEEIYVARAPGRLDVMGGIADYSGSLVLQMPIREACHVAVQRSDPSKQKQWKHTQARQLANGGAVPVLQIVSFGSELSNRAPTFDMDLSDFMDGDKPISYDKAKEYFSLDPSQKWAAYVAGTIFVLMTELGVRFTDSMSILVSSSVPEGKGVSSSASVEVASMSAIAAAYGLNIAPRDLALLCQKVENRVVGAPCGVMDQMASACGEANKLLAMVCQPAEVKELVNIPTHIRFWGLDSGIRHSVGGTDYGSVRVGTYMGRKMIKCAASDLLSESLPSCVPTLSGDTNPEEYEEHGVDLLKSEASMEYLCNLPPHRYEAVYAKNIPEVITGDAFLEKYGDHNDVVTQVDPKRSYCVKAPTRHPIYENFRVEAFKSLLTAAKTDGQLSALGELTYQCHYSYNACGLGSDGTDRLVNLVQEIQHRKTSRAGGPSLFGAKITGGGSGGSVCVIGKNCLRSSEEILEIQRRYKAATGYLPIVFEGSSPGAGKFGYLKIRRRSA